GGTATATAAAAAAAGATAAAATAAAAAGAAAGGCAAATTACTCGTTCACATTCCTACTTTAAGCGATATGGTTCTATCAGATACACTTGACACATGGGAATGGACCATTGACATCAATGGTTGTTTTCAGGTAAACGCAACCCGCTCATACATCCACGAGGTAACATTCACTACAACAAAATGCTTGATTAATCACATTTTTTTGAGTAGATATACACACTTAGAAGTGTATGGAATTGTACAGTGCACGCTTGAGGTAGGTGTGTGGATTTTGGCCGTGACAAATTTCAATAGCATCTACACACCTTTAAGTGTGCTATTATGAATTCATATTTCATGCTTCAAAGTGTGAGGAACTTGAGTGAATTGTCACACTTTTAAGCATAAGCACTATAATACACCACTTACACTTTAAGGTGTGAGGATTTGAGAGAGTACATTGATCACATATTTAAGCGTGTGGATTTGAAGACTAATATTTTAACATATACACACTGTgtgagcattatatatatatatatatatatacttttaagcaTAAGCACTATAATACATCACTTACACTTTAAGGTGTGAGGATTTGAGAGAGTACATTGATCACATATTTAAGCGTGTGGATTTGAAGACTAATATTTTTAACATATACACACTTCTAAGTgtgagcattatatatatatatatatatatatatatatatatatatatatatatatatatatatatatatatatatatattggtagaatcgagagggaagtaaccaatcgggggaagcaaaaactttttttttcgttttttgaaaaaactttgttcacgaacattatagatgggatgaaaatatgaacatttagtagagacactttgtgataaatgtttttattttggccggaaaacgctcgaagaagtaatatataacaattatcgtgtttttcgagcgtatattgaggttttagctattggggtttagatattatggtttagatattagggtttatagggtttagatattaaggtttagaaatttagggtttaaagtttagatttaggatttagattgagtttttaacacgaacggtttagagtttagggtttagggtttggtgttttgagtttattccataaacccaaaacatcaaatcctaaaccctaaatcgggctaaattttactttacaaaacatgaagaagaaaaaaaaaacgttcatattcttcacgaacaatattatcttgaatgttatttttggcgatcgttttcccgcctaaataatactaacattcatcacgaagtgtctcttctaaatgttcatatttttgtgtgatcttgatgccggaaaaaaaaatttccaaaaaaaaagaaaaaaaaaattttgcttctccccgattggttactttcccattgatcctgcccatatatatatatatatatatatatatatatatatatatatatatatatatatatatatatatatatcctaaaaTTGAATAGGCAAAGATACACACCATAATGTGATTCTAACAATATATTTTAGAATTAACACAAATGCATCAATGTATTCAGTTTTACAATAGTATACTAAAATATTATTTATCCACCAAATTACACCAAATTATGGTTCATACACCAAAATATGATTCATACATCAATGAGTTGAAGTAGACAATTCTTCTCCTTCCCATCAGCATTCATGCAATAACATCTCAGCATGACCATCTAACAAAATCAACTGTAAAAAAGGCAAAAATACACGTTAGACTCCATCTCAACTTGTAAACACAAACATATACATTGTTTATCTAATTATCTTTAGTTCCCTTAATTCAACTAGTTGATCTTAGAAAAATCAATGTTTCAAGGTAAACTCTGAAACTAAAATTAGGCATTACTGGACGATATGATCTTCATATGGACAGTCAGCAACCTCGACTTCATAATAATCTCGACTAGGTTGACTTATATAAGGAGACAACATAAATAGAAAGGAGCAAAGAAAATTAACCAGTAATATGAAATGTTTTATAACGTGGAAATATAAAAGGCAACGTCTTACAACTCTGCGAATAATAGGTTCCAAGGGTGAGCAGAGCCTTTAGAGACTATCCACCTTCAAAGCTTCTACAAATACACTGCACAAATAGATTTATCTGTCGAAATCAGAATTCCTGAAAATAGCTTAAATTGTAACACATGCACTGATTATCATAAGAAAGGCTTAAATTGTAACACATGCACTGATTATCATAAGAAAGGCTTAAATTGAGCTTTTTAACCCACAGTTGAACAACAAACAAACTCTATGAAAATAGCATCTTGGTAACCAAATGTGACATCAAGTGACAAGTAAACATTTCATTGTGTAGAGATCTAACCTGACTAAAACTGAAGCAATCATTCAAAAATTATGGTACTTGTCACAGCAACATCTCTGCAATCAGGGTCACCAGACATAGATATCCAATCTGTATCAAAATAAACAAGTGTATGAAATGTATATATGATTACTTACCTATTTAATCTCGTGCAGTATAAGACATATCCTCGTATgagccttgaagaaatgctttttGAAATAAACTAAGCTCTCCTCTAAAGTCATCAATAGTTTGTTGCATACTCAAAATTTGATTTTCTTGAGTCTCAATTTTCTGATTTTGAAATTGTATCTGCTTTTCTTGAGACTCAATTTTCTGATTTTGAAACTGTATCTGCTTTTCTTGAGACTCGATTTTCTGATTTTGAAAATGTATCTGCTTTTCTTGAGAATCTAGTTGTTGTCTTTGAGATTGAAGTTGAACTGAGAGAGTGCCAACTTGATATTTTGTAGAATTTTCACATCTCATTGTTCTTAGGTCATAACTAAAATCTGTTACTTGCAACTTTGTTACTCCTTTTCCATAAAATCGGGCTCTTCCGGGCTTATCTGGAACAATAAGCTCCATCATAACTTCTCTCTCAATTTTTGACCTCTTGTGATTATCAACACATTCAGGATCATCCAACTCTAGAATCTTTTTTCCCACTTCCTCATTCGCCTTATCCTAAGATAAAGTCAGTAAACAAAATGGTTAATACCATGTCAAATAGCAAATCTAAATACATCATACGTAACAAATTGATAACTGTTACCTAAACTTTGACAACATTATAAATCAACACCATCAATTAGAAAATGATACAAACGATTTGGTAGAATTTGGTAGAATTGTTCACTAGATACTTATATATTCTATGGAAGATGTACCAAAAATGGGATACGGATTGTAAAAATAACATATATGCAACTAAATCCTAAAAGGAGACCTACAATCAGCCACAAAACAACATATCTGCAACAAGTAGTAATAATCCAATACACACAAACACTAAAACCAATCATTCTTTAGCATTTATATTACCTCAAGCCCTCAACTATCAAGTGTACACAGAATACAAAATCAATTTACACGACTATCAATCAAACACTTAACACGAGTATCAAAACTTCAACAAAAACATGGATAATTCATAGACAGAGGTTAACATCATAACAAAGAAACTCTACTCAAATAAACTaagataaaatatataatataataaatttattacACAAAGGAGCTAAATAATGTCATAACTACTGCATTAAAACATGTATACCTTCATTCTCAAATTATAAATTCAACGAAGAAAAAAGTTAGGGTTTGTGATCATCATACCTTTAAATCACTGAAAAAATATTATGGGAGAATCGATTGTATGTCGCTCTGTGAATTGTTGAAACCTGATTGGATGCTTGACGCTGATGATACAACAAGTTTGATGATCAATTATATGAGTTTGTATATTTGAATCATTAAATCAACAAACAAATTATTGATTTACCTGTGACGTGAATCAATAGGATGTTCGATAAAGAAAATCGATTCAACTTCGCAACAGAATCGCAAGGCAAGTTATGGACGAAGTGACGAGCGCGGCAATTTTCTTCCAATTAACCCTAGAATTTGGGGTTTTTTGTGGTATGGTACTGATAGACGAGCGAGACTATTAGCAGATTgtgctgtgtgtgtgtgtgtgtgtgtgtgtgtgtgtgtgggggtggcggtggcggtggttgAATGGTTATGACCCACATTTATTCACTCATGGCTacggaggttcgcctgcaatgaTTTCGGGCTGCTAGCGTAGCGAGTAGTCGCCATGGGATTAGTCAAGTTGACCGTTTAGATAAACaggttaaaaaataataataataataataatataataataataataataataataacatttaaaagaagaaaaacatgcttaaaagcgtGACTTATATTTGTATGCTAGGGAGTAAACAATTTTTCATGGATAAAAGTGCGAGGATTGTGCAATTTTTAATCACACTCATAAAAGTGAActttttttaataaattatgtaTTTACACACTTGTAAATGTGTAACATTTTAATACACCTCTAATTGTGAGAATTCTTAATTTTACCATCACACTTTCAAGTGGTGTGAAGAAAAATGTGTGAGGAATCCATAAATTTGTTGTAGCGATTTAGACTTGATCACAAGATGGTCAAAATTGTTACCTCGAAAAGTCAATGTTTTTATTTGGAGAATAGTCTGGGATCGACTTTCGACTAGGCTAAATCTATCAAAACGAGGATTGGAGATCGAGAGGATAGGTTGCATTTGTTGCAATCATCGGGTTGAATCTGCCGATCACTTATTTTTTTTCTTGTCCAATCGCTATAGCTTTATGGAACAAGATCAAGGTTTGGCTCGATATGCAGATACCATTGTTTAACTCGTCTGATTGTATGGAGTGGTACGATATATTGATTGTCCCGTCAAAGTCGAAAGATATTATTTATGTCATAATCACGTACGAAGTATGTGTTATGACATATTTGGAGATTCCAGAATGATGTGCTATTCGCCAAGAAATCGATGAGAAAGGAACTTCTGTTCGATTCAATCCAGCTGTTTCATTTAATTGGTGTTGTAGTAGAAGTTCTAATAACTTCCGTTGGCTAATGAAGCCTTTGTAAATTGTACGGAGTATTTGTTTTTTCTCTCCTCTCTGGCTCCTTGCTAGAGGGAGCATGTTGGTTATTAATAAAATTTCattgctcaaaaaaaaaaaaaaaaaaaaaaaaaagttttctaCTTTTTAGGATTATATGTGTTGTTATTTGTTATGTAAGTATTAGTATATATTTCCAAACAGTCAAAGTACAGAACAGAAGGGTTGGGTTAATACTAAATGAAACATAAACGTTTAGCAATTTTAGTGTTTGTAAACTATAGTCTCATTATCTGTTACTGTAGCAATGCCTTTTTGTAGTAAGTTGGCCAAACCATTAGTGTTATCCGAAAAACCGAAATGTTACCTTTTAACATTATTCATTTCAAATAAAAAGCGTAATTGGTTGGTTAACCCGGTCTCTTAAGATATTATTCATTTTTGCAGTCCATGTTTAACTCACTTTAAGATGTTTTTCAAAATTCATAAAGAACAAGTAGATATCATCCAACTATTAAGCCGATTAAGTTCACAGGATCTGACTAATCAACAGTCAAACAACGCGATCTAGGTAACACTCCAAAATGAGCCAAACACTTTTATTAACATCCGTTGGGTTAAAATCAAACGTTACTTGACCAGAAACAAAATTTATAACTTTTTTTAACAGTAGTTTGGGATCACCCTTGTACTAAACCACACACGCGATCATCATGACCTCTAACAAAGAGTGTCAGTCCACTACCACTTGAGCTAAAACACAAGGTTAAATGAAATTTATCTCATCACAAATACGATAACATGATACGCTCCAATGATCTTAACCCTTGAGAACTCTCTTTTCTTGTATTGCATCACGAGTCTCAAATGCCTTAAACAACAACCAACAGTTTACAAAACCATTTAGCCGATGAACATAACATTACAACAAGACTACAAAATCAAACATCACCTCAAAATCACAACATATTAAAAGcattaaaatgcaattgatgcctATCTTAACTTCAATATATTTACCTTTAATGAATAACTAAAGTTTCTCGCACTCTTTTGTGAATGGGCTTCGACGAGTCGACACCTGCATAAAAAAGAATGCCGATGGCAAGTTGATGTCATCATATTTCTGTATCCAGGTGGCCAATTAATATAAAGGAGACAGTTTCTAATCATTTATAGGTAAAAAAAATAGATGAGATGCGGCATTCAAATGATCAAACAATTCAAAAGTCATACAAGACATGGCACTTTTAATCAATACCTTAAATTGGGTCAATTTAGGTTATAACTATATCACAAAGGTGTCAAATGGGCAAAATCTGCAGACGTAGCTCAAATAACTTCATTTAAAACCAGACGCTCCACAAAGTGTATTTGAATGCTTACAATCTCCTATTTCTCTCTGTGTGagaatgtatgtgtgtgtgtgttttaaatTACGTATATACAACTTAAATCATATGGCCCTTATCATGATGTTCAATATCCTAACTATTTTTATTATTCAATTATGAAGAGAAAGTGTTAACGTGACAAAGCAATCCTACTTACCATATGTGCACCCGTTTGACCCATTACTCAACCCGCTCATTTTGCCATCTTTAGATTGAACCTCTAGGTAAACACCTACTTATCCTTTATTTAGGGTACACCATTCAAGATTTTGCTTATGTCATTTTCAGCTTACCTCAACTAAAATATAAAGAAACTTATATGGTTTCAATTAGACATTATATCTTCTCTCTTCTtctaaatataaaaagaaaacttaTATTAGGTCATCTTTTGTCAAAAGATTAAATATTGACCTTTAGATGAGTTTATAACTTTGAATTTCAACCATTGATTTGGATTATGATGTCATATTCGTCTCTCTTCAAATCAATCATTGATTTGAAATTACACAACTCATTTGAATTTCAACCATTGATTTGTTCATTGTCACAAGCACCATTTAGACCATGAATAACAAGGCGTGTTAGGAAGTTTTTTTCACCCAGCACGCTCGAGCATGCCCCTAGCAAGGCGTGCTGGTGGGCTTTTGGTGGCTTCGTGCTGGTTGGTTGCACGGAGAAAATTCAAGGCGCGTTCGTGGTTGCTTCTGATTGAACCCTTTTTAGTTTTATATCCTTTTTTTACCCAACTTCCAAtcatattttaacacatcacccaacaCACTACTCAACACATCATCCCATTATTTACCAGTTTACAAGCACGCCCGCCAAGCACCCCACCCCTACCCCTCAACACGCCACTTTTGCCCATCATCGTTAAAAATGGTCTTACATGTATATCAATGCCTAATGTAACAAGAAGATGCCATAAAAGAATAGTGATGTCACCTTATGTCAGCAAGGATGGCAGAGAGACTTAAACTCTTCAATACACAGAGATCATATTTAACTAAAGCGGTTAGGGTTGTTAGGTGGTCTGAGTGGAGGCGGTGAGCAAGGAACACTCGTAGTCGACCGGTCATGTAGGTTACGATTCTCGATCTGATGGTTTACGTAGGCATCTGGTTTTCTCTTGCTTTTAAACCTTCACCTAACAGAAACGTTAGAAGCAAGAAACCGAAGCAAATTAACTAACTGTTGCAACTAGAGTTGAAGATACCTGTCTTTACGCTTCTCTAAATATCTTTGAACAGATGCTTTTCTGCTTGCCGAACCTTCCGCTTCAAAAAGTAATTGCAAACAAGAGAAACTGTAAAAACGAACCTAATTTTCAGGCGCTTAGTTCATCATACATCATATTTTGGCTCCCAACcgaggttgcaaaaatcgctactcgaGGAGTACTCGATCGGGAATTTTTAAGGAGTACTCAagttgaccatgtttgactttgaccgattttgaccgagttttgactgattttgaccgatTCTTCGAGTAATCCCGTGTTTTGACCTATTTTTGACTGATTTTCAGAGTAATACCAAGTTTTGGCCGAGTTTGACCGAGTTTAGACAGAGTTTGACCAGGTTTGGCCGAGTTCTCGCCGAGTACTCCACGAGTtgaaattatttttttaatatatttgaCCGAGTGTTGAAtacattaaaaaaaattattgtatTACTTATCGGTTTCAATTGAAATTATTTAGTAGGTATTACACATTAGAAATACACTTTTGGGTGACCTTTGACCCGCCCATCCCGGTTGATATGTTTCCTAACTAGTTAACTTGGTTTAATTAGTGTTTTTGATCCGATATAGATGAAAATAACCACAGCTAGGCCATTTATAAGTAATTGGGTCGAAGTTGGCACAGGGTCATTGACCATCATAGCCGGAACAACAGAAGTTAACTACTATTTAATCAATGGTTCGTATTTGCTAATTAGAAGGAAAAATATAATATTACCCCATTCAAGTAAAATTAGGCCACATGTAATTATGTGTGTGTCAAACAGAACAAGTAACGttgaaaaaaaggaaaaaaaaaaaaaaagacttgaaACGATTAAAAGCATCCAACATGGGAAAGATAAGACCTTATAAAGGGAAAATGCATAAATGTTACAGTTATCCAATTTCCCGGAAAacttataagtaataatatataaagattCTGATACATAAAGAGCAAGAAATAAATCCAGTAACAGATTCGCATATTACCAGAGGTTTCTTCGTGTAATACGTTGCTTTCTTCTTTGTGGAGTCGATGGTTGTCTGTCATTCTCACTGTAATTAATGCATATATAATACACATCCATATTCAATATAGTGAATAAAATATACCAGAAACACTTGTAACTTATTACTTAAGATACATTTTTAGCACCTTACAATTAAGAAATAAACAAGTTACAGGAATTTATTGACCAATAAGTACATAGTTACACCCGCCTACATTATATCATCTCTGAAACGACCAAAAACTTCTCAAGTATTATTATGTTACAAAGGGtcaaaaactaaacaattcttcttaTTACAAAAACCATATAAGTCAACCATAGTTTATTactgtaatttttttattttatttttttttttttggcgcaaAAACGGATAAACTATCATAACAAAGAAGATTCATCAAAAGAATGAAATCTCCATAAATAATGTATGAGTAGACTGGCCTGAAAGAAACTATTGTTTCTACCATGGCCAATCTAAACCTATCAATAGTATGGCACCAAGATACATATCATTTCAACAGTTGACCACTCGGCCCGACTTTTTAGCGTTGACCGACTTTTAAGGCGTTTTTAGGCGAATCAGGAGGGGCTAGTCCCCAAACCGACGCGTAGGGCAACTCGGCTGACTTTAACAGCAGTGTTTCAACTATGAATTACTTATACTATAAAATGAACTATCACATACAACACGTAATAAGCAGACCAACCTGTTTGCAAGACGGGCGAGAGTATAGTAGAGAAATCTGGGCCCACATTAATGCTTGGCGCTTGTAACATATTTGCATCAATTGAATCATCCTGAGGAAATTGGAATGAGCTAGCTGCAAGCTGTAACAGCTCCTTTGCCTGAAATTGCTTAGTTAGTGATATCAGCGTGTTAGAACCTGAAGTTGGTATAAGATagatatatcatataccttatcagcAGTGACATCATCATAGACATTCACCTTGCCACTATAGAATATTGTCATTTGTCCTTTTGTCGATTCTGTTCCACCACCTATCCTGGAAAATTTAGGTTAAAAAAAGTCGGTAAATCTAGGATCCGCATTAATAGTACACGTCTTAATTTGACTGATTGTGTTCCATATGGTTCATGTAATTAACTACAAAGTAATTATTAATTTATCCTGCATGTTATTCTTCATCCAGTATTATAAATCAGAGACACAATGTTAGTATGCTTATAATATCAGTATAACCCAAAGTTGTAAAAATCGCCAGTCGGACATTGACCAACATTGACTGttagtaataaataaattaaacgtatatatatatatatcatatattacaCATAATTTCAAACATAGATATATGGCACAAAATCTAATTTTAGAAAATAGACCTAACTTTGACCGACTCAGACTGACTTTGGCCCGACTTTTTATCGTTGACCGACCTTTAAGGCATTTTGGGCGACTTGGGATGGGGCTAGTCCCCAAACCGATGCGCCGGCTGGCTATTACAACAGTGGTATAACCATTTTGCAGTTAATTTTGTTCATGTCTTGGTTGAACGTTGATATAATATGAAAAGTAAAGAACAGTATAATGCAACAAATTAATGAAAGTAAGTAGATTTTCTATTATTTGAAGACTTCACAATTGATGCATAAAATCTTGCAAATCGGTTAGCTAGGGAACACGAAATATGCATATAGGAGGTAATATTTTTCCATCATTATTCATACtttatattattatagttaatagttATTGCTCCACTATCTCTCATGTTTGTATTAAGTTAATGTTAACTTGTGCAAAGATGAAACACTAGAAGCAAGTATGATATAGATTCCAAAATGCAATATACATTGAATACAATCTAGGTATTAAGTCTTTCTAACAGGATATAAAGACGTTAAGCTTAACCAATATCCATTTACAACGATATAAGACATTACAATAATATAACAAAGTTACCGAAGACCCGAAGGAGCAGGAGCAGAATCATTATCGCCCAAAAGTTCAGTCGCCTCGGTATCATTTCGATGACCAGGTACTGATTCTTCAGCTGAAAGTGAAACCTCTGTATCTGCACTTGTTCCTTTTTGGACCTACATTTTACACTTGTTTATTAATTAATCAAAAATTAAAAATTACTAATCATACCTCAACTAGTAAcaagggatgattctcacacacactttttgttCCTCACACACAGACCAATTGggaattattagaagagtaaaaggttaaaataggtgtgttgggatcaaaaaagtgtgtgtgaagtgtgtgtgagaatcatcccataAAATATACAAAAGTAACTTTTACTATTTACTAACAATATTATATTAGCATTACCTATCTATCtttcaatataatataatataatataatataatacagtaAGTAATAGtacaagatataaatataaatataataatgattttaaattACAAGGTAAACCGTACACGAGTGGTGGTTGTGGTTAGGGTTTGTTGTTGCCGAGAAGTAATGTACAACTTCCGGCCACCGTCACCGAACTCCGGCGCCGGTTCAAGTAACGATTTAAGCATGATTACTTGCTGGATCGCTTGTGATTTATTCCACGACGGCCGTCTCATACCTAAAAAAATTAATTACAGAATTTTACTTAATAGATACAGGAAaacggtaacggtaacggtaacggAAAGGTTAACGGACCTTTTAGTTTGAGGTAACGGCGACAGTCTTCACGAGTGAGCTGTGAAATGTCGTCTTCAGTGAGCTGGTGAAGCGGTTTATCGAGTGCTGACATGGCGGTTGTTGCGGTGGTGGTGGAAAACGGTGGATCGTCAGTTGACATGGTTTGACAAATTAAAGTCAAAATTGGTTATGAATTTTCCCCAAATTATTAGTACtgtattaattattaattctaattaaattaaatttttattttttattataaatataaaattgtgGGATTGTGTGTATGTTTGTTGTTTAATTTTGGGACAATTTAGGCGCGGCGTCGGTATCTAAGGGGGCAGTGACTATCCAATGAGAAGGCTGCAACTTTACACTCCATACTGCCACGGtcttattttctttattttttcctTTACACCATTTTGTTACGTTGAGTGGAGTTGGTTGGTTTAgccgtgatatatatatatatatatatatatatatatatatatatatatatatatatatatatatatatacagtggtaggatcaagagggaagtaaccattcggggggaagcggggggaagcagaaactttttttttttttcgttttttgaaaaaactttgttcacgaacattatagatgagatgaaaatatgaacatttagtagagacactttgtgataaatgtttttattttggcgaaaaaacgctcgaagaattaatatataacaattatcgtgtttttcgagcgtattttgaggttttagctattgaggtttagatattagggtttat
This genomic stretch from Rutidosis leptorrhynchoides isolate AG116_Rl617_1_P2 chromosome 11, CSIRO_AGI_Rlap_v1, whole genome shotgun sequence harbors:
- the LOC139877331 gene encoding protein TIFY 4B-like isoform X1; translation: MSTDDPPFSTTTATTAMSALDKPLHQLTEDDISQLTREDCRRYLKLKGMRRPSWNKSQAIQQVIMLKSLLEPAPEFGDGGRKLYITSRQQQTLTTTTTRVQKGTSADTEVSLSAEESVPGHRNDTEATELLGDNDSAPAPSGLRIGGGTESTKGQMTIFYSGKVNVYDDVTADKAKELLQLAASSFQFPQDDSIDANMLQAPSINVGPDFSTILSPVLQTVRMTDNHRLHKEESNVLHEETSAEGSASRKASVQRYLEKRKDRFKSKRKPDAYVNHQIENRNLHDRSTTSVPCSPPPLRPPNNPNRFS
- the LOC139877331 gene encoding protein TIFY 4B-like isoform X2, with the translated sequence MSTDDPPFSTTTATTAMSALDKPLHQLTEDDISQLTREDCRRYLKLKGMRRPSWNKSQAIQQVIMLKSLLEPAPEFGDGGRKLYITSRQQQTLTTTTTRVQKGTSADTEVSLSAEESVPGHRNDTEATELLGDNDSAPAPSGLRIGGGTESTKGQMTIFYSGKVNVYDDVTADKAKELLQLAASSFQFPQDDSIDANMLQAPSINVGPDFSTILSPVLQTVRMTDNHRLHKEESNVLHEETSAEGSASRKASVQRYLEKRKDR